The region aaaagTTCAGTCACCAATGTCCATATCACGTAATTCTTAAATAGTCCTGCAATAGTGCCTTATAAAATAGTGCTTCATGTAATAGTACTTCATAAAGTAAATCCGAACACTTGCAACACGAATCGAACATATGAACTTCTGTTGCTCTCTTACCGTGGAGCTGAACGTGAGAGACTGGGGAAAGTAGGGAAACTAAATCCAGGTCACTGTTCTAACGATTGTTCCTctccatttttgttgttagaTGAAGACGAATGCGCGAATTCAAACGGTGGCTGTAGTCAAAGGTGTGACAATTTTCCAGGAAACTTCAGATGTTCGTGTGCTTATGGCTACACATtacaacaagacaaaaaagcaTGCCAAGGTAAGAACTGCTCTTTCTTCAATGTTGGATCCGGTCTAGTTTTCTGTCCTTGTTAAAAGAAGCGTTGCAGTCGAGTGAAGGATTTCTATGCGTGCGTTACCCGGACCCTGTTGTTtatttgcaaaattatttaccaAATAACTGGGTCTCATCTGTAAACGGGACGGGGATCTTTGCATTTTAACCAGTCTCTCTTTCCACCCACGCTGTACAATCTTGATGAGCTCTTCTTTGTTAAAGATGGTTTTATTCCATGATAACCTTTGTTTGGGTCcagcaaaaattcaaaaccaaaTTGCACTAGCTTCTCTGCTGGACGTCATCGTATTGGTATGGAGGGGTCGcttgcgcatgctcaaacaCCGGCCCAAGTTGATTCTTCTTCCGTTTCGGTTTTGTCAAAcgcttttttgtttattttctacaGATATTGACGAGTGCACCAAATACCCATTCTTGTGCCAACACAAATGTATGAATTTGCCTGGAAGTTACAGATGCGTGTGCCCGGAGACAAAGAAGGCACATCCCAACGGATTTTTGTGCTTGTAAAGGCTGCGCTTTGTTTCAAAGATAACAACACCGGTTTCAGTCTTCAAGTAACAGGCCAATATTATTGCTAACCAGAGACACATACTTTCCTAATGTCTCGGCTGTAAATGGCGGTGATAGACAGTAGTGAATGAAAGTTGCATGAGTTGGTTATTAATtcttccaagaaatggaataGAACCGAGTAGAGCTTTTATGTATAACCATGCATTTAGTAAGTTTAGTTAAACGTATTGTGGCTTCGAAGTAACCATTTCCACAATCAAGCAGAGTGCACGTCCTTGTATAGAGGCGAGGCGCGGCATTCCTTTAACAACGATTGGGCTAAACAGTTACAGAACACTGGGCCGCCTGTATTAGAGGTAGAAGAGGGGAATCAACACCTGCTGTAAAGAAATGACGTGCACTCTGGAGCCAAGGGGTCTGAGACGAGAGCTTGGATTTggttgcaaaaaaacaaaagaaaggtgGAGAGAAACTACCTCAGAGGAATCAGACTTTGGCCCCAGAAGATGACAGTCGGCCATGTTTGTGTAATAAACTATTCCTCTAGGAATAAGCGAAATTTGCGTTTATTCTCGCCTCTCTTTAAAGCCAGTGTAAAGTAGTAAGTGGTTTGTACTTGTGATTTATGGATTATTTTGCACATAAATAGAAAAATACATTCAGGTGAAGTAACGTGATAACATTTCCACTTTGTCCCAAAGCGGAACGAGGCTGAAATGCAATCAAAACCCAAATtctttgtttggttaaaaaataaacaaaacaaaatgaaacaaaaaccatCCAGTCCTTGTTGAATTTCAGcagaaaaaagttttaaattaaCATGTAGAGAACTGTACGCAGCTTCTTCTTCAGCTTCCTTGAGTCAGCTTTTTAAGGCGAACTCATGGAGGGTAATTGTCCTTTATTTTAAAGGTTAGCAGTAGATTATAACAGCTTATCGCTACATTTAATTGACCTTATTAAGGTAGAAGAAACATACTAGATTAGAcagcttaagcaagcgacgtgTTTGAGCCACTCGCGGAAATCAGAAGCGATAATTTCGCATCCCAGATTGTcgaactaatcgtctctactggTAAAAAGATATTTACCAATATAAGTAGGAAAACAGCTGATTCCCACTTGTcatccgtggctcaaaaaacGTCGCTAACTTAATCTCCACATTATGGTACGACAATGCGTTTCCAGGTTCTCTGGACTGCAAGAGCCGAGTAAAGGCAAAAGAACTGAGCCGGGGACCAAATTTATCAGCCGTTCAGTTGAAAGAAaggcatttttgttttattcgtTGTTGTTTACATCTGCTCTGGTTTGGAATGTTTTCTGAGAAAGGTACGCCAAAACTAAGGAGTCTGGCGCAGAGGATTCCATTTCCACAGTGCAAACGAATCGTTTTCTCCAGAAAATATTCACCGTTCCTACAAACACCCCGCTGTCTTCGATTTTTTTAGTACGATATGTACTAGTAAACATCTTAAGTTAActgtaaaataaatttcaagataTCAAACAAACTTAAACGATTAACTATTGcaattttatatttataataGAGCGTCTCTTGTTTctaaaaactgttttttgttCCCGTCAATTGTCCAAACATTTATGACTGAGGCGCAAGCGAAATCATCCATATCACCTCGAAATGATTATCTTGTACAAAGCACTAAAATGTACAGGGAGCTTAAAATGCTGTAGGGTGGGAACCAAAGAAATAGAAAGAAGATTTTCATGGAGGGTAGCTGCAGTGTCAGTGTTTCCAAACTCTTTTAACTTGCTGCCCGTAGCACTTTTCTTGGTGTAGCTGCTGTTGTCGTTGCTGACACCTCGCCACCTTATCATCGTTGCAAAGATGATGAACACGTGGTCAGTCTCGTCACACAAAACTCCTTTTAAATGAAGATCGTGTCATCGCGATCGGAGCGGAGGGGGTGTCAAGAaacctctctctctctcctcgTTAGCTTCGCTTCGCTTTCTTGGGGAGTGGCTCTTTTGGATGCTCAACTTCGTTTTCCTAATAACACATTTcaactgttttctttctttctttcttatgAGTTTTCAAAGTTACCTACTTTAGGTAGCTCACTTTTGCCAAAACTTAATGTAGTATCTCTATCGTACAATCAAGTGTCGCGCATATTTAGCGCACTATACAGGGTAAGAACGAAGGAACTGTCAAGAAAGGATGTGCTGGCAGCCATCTTGAATTCTATATTATTCGAAAGTAGATACTTTGGAATACCCAAGGTTTAAATTGTATTGCTCATTTTACCCcattcaaaggaaaatgacaagaattCAACAGGTCAGAAATCATTATCGTGTCATCGTGCATGGATCTGTCACCCGGCAATCCCATAATATATCTTTTTCAGagaggcaaattcaaaatggcggctttATCGATAAATATTCGCAatcctgagggggatagttgttttagtattttccaaatcagatggataaaaaaatgccgcttcattaatggccacaatttcttcctctgaaactttcgcgaaacgacgcgccatttttctttccgttcgcaaaacagtgaatatccatggatatcccaagttacgggagccaatcaaaacgcgcgaaaattgctatccactgatttggtaaatactaaattaataggccatttcggaaaataccataatactctttgtttgtccccccaaattttacATAAGCACTGTTTTCGTTTTCTCTagggaccattgtaagtcccaagagaaacttgaaacaatgcttatgcaaaatttggggggacaaacaaagagtattatggtgttttccgaagtggcctaaGGTctgtgaagagcggtggatatatacctcgacgcttcccgtctcggtatatatccaccactattcacctccccttcggaggatagttgtatattatctCGTGTCAAAACGTTAAACTAAACAAGGAAGTAACTCAATAACAAATGCTATGAGGACTCTCTGATTAACGTACCTTTTTCGACATCAAGCTGAAAGataaaaacttgttttcagtGGAAGACGTATTAACATTGATTTTAACCAGCACTCGGTCAAACAGCCGATAGGTGACATCACCAACTTTGAGTGAAGGTTCCTTtgaagcgaaaaaaaaaaaagaagcaagatAACATTTAGTGTGGCTAAAACACTCCGTCCAGTCATAACAGACAATACGAATGTCAGCCAATCATGACGCGCGCTGAGCGCGTGAAAACGAGGGCAACCAAACCCAAATTGATTAAGTTTTACGCACGGGAAAATACACGGGTAGGCAAAACCCAAAAAGGTTGAGCTTCTTAACAATTGACGGAGAAAGTGGATCATTGTAAGcgcaaaaatcaaaaatttatGCTACATGAAGGAAGTCACCACAAAACGGGTATTAGGGActtttagattctaggactaGGACaggaacgagtacgagatttgattGCCCACTTCTAGCGAAAATAgttacaaaatttataaccctTTGTTAGCCGTGTAGGTTGCTCGGTCGTTCTTATTGTTTGGTGAGCCTTTCTGGTGATCgcaaaatgtcaaaactgCTACCGAGTTCTTgccttgttttgacacgacaacatttttgcaaaacctcgaaGTAACTTGATGACGGTATCAAGTTGTTCCCctcaaaatgacgctggtttgcgcgcgtTCAATTTTGCTCtgtgagaaaatctcgtactcgtagtcattctcgtcctagaatctaaagttCTTTATTACCTCTTCGTTGAAGACAACTTCTGTGGGTGAATCTTTACTCATTAATACTGTGCCCTCCAGTCCATATTTTGGAATCAAAACTTGCAGCGCATTCTTACGGACAAACAGAACGAATGCCTCCTCCTCTTCGATGGCTTTGTTCTGAAAAAACAGCTGTAAAAAGAATACACAAACGGATGATTACAATATGGCTGTCGCAAATGAATGGACATCCGTATTTTCAAATCCGTATGTTCTACAATCACTTGTAGGGGTAACGTGCTAATGTTACCTTCACATAAGGTttccacacaaaaaaaacaatggtaTTTAAATTTTAGTGGTATTCAAGGAATTTGTGAACTTGTTGTATTTCTATACGAAAATGGCTTACTTCAGAATAGAGCCGACGtaaaatcaatgattttcTGCTGCTTAATTCGAGATTTTGTGACAATTTCCTCTTTGTGTCGTTGAGGAAAGAACGTTTGGCATCAATTTTAGCACGCTGGACACGAAAATTGATTCGCACGTTTTGACTGTATTTGATTTCCAAAACCACGTACTCCGCATTTGGGCGACTTTATAACAACTGCAAAATACCTACACGTTACTTACCTGGCAATGTAAATCAATGGAGTCCCGGGAAGCGTATTGTGCCATTTTATGACGCATATTCAGATGATTACAGAGTTTCTACAGTTCATATGGAAAAGGAACAAATAACATGGTTGTAGTTAAAATGGAAAAGCCATGgtgacttttaaaaattcaaaggagTCTTTTGTTTGACTGGGTAGGGAACAAAATCAGTCAGCATATGGAAAATCGGCGACTAATTTTGGAATGACATTATCCGACCAAACGGCTTTGTTTCTGTGGAGAGGGTAAAAGAGGAGTGTAGCGTAGATTCGGAAACCTCACCTGTGTCTTATTCTTATTTAAGAGATCTGGATAAGAATCTAAAGCGCCGATTGCCACCGCCAGGAGGCGATGGACCATGATATCAGAATACCTGGGAAGAGATACAGGTAAACCTTTAAAAGTAACTGAAAACTAGACAGAAATATGACAAGAGAAATATTTGTAAACCATTAGCCGATGAAGATTTTCAGTGAAGATTTTCCGACAATCTTTGAGGGGCTTCAGCCTCATTGCTGGTCACGCAGATTACACTGTAGCCATTCAAGTCCAATGCAATAAtgcaaataatgaaaataatgctACAACGAGCTTAGCTGACGTCTCTGAACGTTTTTGCCATTTTAGGTATTATTTGCCAGGGGATAGCGGAGTGACACTTGGTGACGTCTACACAAATAGGTAGGTACCtcaatatatatatctaaCATCCTCCAACGAACGAAGGAAAGCCCTGCCCAAAACGAGGCAGCACCGGGGACTGTGTCCCTTCCTCTTATCGACAGTGTGATGACTTTGATATCGCAGACATCTTTCATCACTAGCAAATATTGTGACTCTGAGAAAACTACGAAGCCCAAGCATCTGCAGATCTCATGTAAAAATGATTGAGTTTCGAAAAAGAAAGACTGAATGAAGGCGAAAAAATCATCAGTGAATAAAGCATTTTCCGCGCATTACAAACCTTCTGATCGGTGAAGTAAAATGGGTGTAGATTGGAGTTGCCAAACCATAATGCAGAAAGTCTTCTTCCTTGATCGTACCCGAACAGAAATAAACCGCTTGCATCATGCAACGCGTTGCCAGGATGCGAAGAAGGGTGTTGAAGTAAGGCTCATCCGGGATTTGAGCGGATTCCAAGGAAACCGCGAGGGACTTCGCACTATCCACTTCAAGATCGAATCCCTATCGgtagaaaaaaagaacgacCTACTTATGGAATGGATTTCGACTGAGTTGCTTGGTGCttaaagcccgattaagcttcTGCAAATCTCGCCCACCGGGCTTTTCCGTCGGAAACAGATCGGAAAAGACCAAGAAACAAGGTTGGGCTTCTGCTACGGGACTGAGCCAAGAAACAATCTGATTTCTGATCTTATTTTATTCaatccttttcatttttcttttgagaaaTAACTTGATAGCTTAAGCCAAACAGGCAACAAATAAACTCaaggaaacaaatttttttgactttcgataaactgaaatttcactctggctttttttttttttttttttttacaaaggcTCCCGGGATCTTCGACAACTGGGGTCCCTAGGACCCGCGGGACTCTTGCACCTTACTAATCTTACCTTCGAGCGAGCAGCTTTCACCAGGACATCATAGTTGGCGGGAGGTGGTGACGGGTGTCTTCTAAGAACAGCAAACTCTGGAAAATgttgaaagattttctttgctacAGAAATGTTAGCCAGCAACATGAACTCTTCGACGAGAGAATTCGTTTCCCTGAAGgtacaaaagaaacaaacaaacaaaaaaaacaaacaagatcATAAAAAGGTTGAAcgacaaataatttatttgtacGATAACAATGGCTGAGGTAGCTGCTTTCAAATGTACACTTGTTGTGAAAGAAATCTGCTTACTTCAGCTCCTTTGTTTGAAGATCCACTGGATCGTGAGTCTCGCTGTCGATGTGAAAGCGAACTTCTGGAGACGCAAGAGTCAAAGCgctgaaaagaaattgaagccGTTGAAAATTGAGTTTTTAGGAGGAATGAAGCGGCTGCGGAACAACAATCTAAAAGTTACTCAGCTATGTGAAGAAATGTAGCAAACTGATGCACAGACATGCAAATTCACCTCCCGGCAGCCAACTATGACGTCCTAATGAAGGCTGCACGTCTCTTAGATCCGCTGAATTATGTTCAAAAGTCTTGCAGATCCCgaaaatcatttttgtcagATTATCCCGCGGGACACAACTACACAGGAAGCTGGTGCAGTTATGAAggcactcgccttccaccaaaGTGTCCCGCGGTCGTTTTCGGAGTCAACACCATTGTGGGATAAGTTGCGGTTCTCTACTCTTctccgacaattttttttttcggttgcTCAAACTTCGTCACAACAAAACTACAACAGCACAAAAGAAAGACCACTTTCCCTACCCCTGCTCGattctttttgctttcaagATCTTTGCAAGCTGGTTAAGATGCCTGAGGCTAACAGTGATCTCATCTGTTTGGCTTGGATCATCAATTCGCATTTGAGCTTCGGCATACATAAAGGACACCtgaattcaagaaagaaaatcgTGATACCGCGAAAAACAAGCTTTTAATCCGTGGAATGATACGAACTAACAGCTGAGACTACGCCGGGATCAACAATACAAGCGAAGAACGTAACACAAAAGTCGAAAAAAGTCAGACACTTcagtaaaaatatttcacgCTCACCCTCGAACAGATGATACTTTTTGTAAACGTTGTTGAGACAATTTCAGCTTGTGGTGTCATTTGCCAAATGCAGGAAAAGGCAAGtctaaaataatgaaaaaattttagcGGTTGACACTGGACCGACCAGACGAACGAAAGGAGgaagcaacaaaaaaagtcTTACCTGTCGACGTTGGACCTCAAAGAACAAAGATCGGAACTAAGAAGACCCGGCACCATGTCAATTCGCtggaaaacaagaaacaaaagtcAATTCAACACCACGATCCTTTTCCTTACAGCAACTTTCTCAGACAAATCCTTTTACTCCCTGCTCGAAACAAGTTTAATATGAATTGCGCCCAGATTCAGCTAAGAGTTCGTAATGACAGGATTCACCTTGTCCGTGAGATAAACTGTAGTGCCTCGGTTCCACGCCTCATCGTCCAGTGATGTCCCTGGTTTGATAAAATGCGTCACATCTGCAATATGCACTCCAACCTATAGCAACAAACGAATCTTTTTTCATCCATATCACAGTATTTTCGGGTTTCTTCGAAAGAAAGATTACAGAGCCACAAAGAGACAGCTCGCAGCCTTAAGACATTGGGAAATTTTCATGAACTGACCtcaaaatttccattttccaaCATTCTCCAGTGCAGAGCATCATCAATATCCGTGCATCCAGGCGGATCAATGCTGCACACTGCAATATGGCGAAGATCCAAACGGCTCTTTACGTCCTAAACCAATGAACAACAAAACATCGGAAGATTTATCTATGAGACGAGAGCTCAGTAGCTCATTTGGTGAGAGACCTTGTACTTCTCAAATCACGGTCTGCGGTTTGAGATCCAAACAAAAGACGATGCAATTCAAAAACATACCCCTAACCctgataacaataaaaatctgCAGGACAAAGAGACCGGGAAAAATAAAGATCTGCAATAGTTACAGGGGCAACAAAAATGCTTCAATTTATCAGATTCATAtgtacaaagagaaaaaacgtCAAGCTTCCGGTAAAATATTTAAGCTCTGGTCTAGTAAAGGTCACAATGATTCCAGCGTACAGTTTAGAGCGACCATCAAATGCGCATGCACACGCTTTACGAACCTCATCGGTGATAGACCATGGCATGACGGGAAGGTCCTTTAAGACAGCAGCTGAGAATGGCAAATGCGGCACATCTCGCTCGAGAAGCAAtaattcattttcagtttgtttgtcACCAATGGCTCCAAGTTTCCGCACAAAGTGACCCTAAATTGCAAAGTACAAGACGTTTAATtgtcaaactgaaaataacaCTTTTCTCCTTGCTTTGAACACGGAAGGAGATTGGCTTAAGTGAATTACCAGTCGTTCTTCACCTGTCATTTCCTCTCTCAACGAAATATTCTCCCAGCCAATTACATGAACAACTGGCTGTAGTACCGTGTGCCAGGATGTCCTTATAATTGTGTGCTATCGTTCTGCAACGTTTGCTTTATAGTACCTCAGACTCTAAGAAAGGGAGACTAGATAGTCACTCTTTTCGTTGTTGGGCCACAGGGCGAATATACAGAAAGAAATGGGTAGACGATGAATCATAAACACGAAGCTTGCATATAGGTTTTTTGGTTGATTTCCTGCGAATAATGACCGTCCAAAATATAGAAGCCTGATTAGCTATGCACCAATTTTTGGATTATTTTGGacctttgtctttgtctttgtctttgtctttttatttGATTGAGCAGGTTAAGTTTTGGCAGCTATTggctgatgtggacctgctATACTTTCACagaggacagccacaacaccgggaacttcatgccctcaTACCCTGCATACCAATGTCGGTAACCaatagattctaggacgaggacgagaactaGTGCGCGATTTGACTGCCCATTTTTTACCGAAAATActtacaaaatttataacccgaACGGTTTATCTTACTATTTGTTAAcagtataggttgctcagtcattcttattgctggtGAGCCTTAATGGTGatcaaaaaatgccaaaactgctaccatGTTCCTGCCTTTTTTTCACACgtcaacatttttgcaaaacctcgtagtaaaatgacgacggtatcacatttttcccgccaaaatgacgctggtttagGCACGTTAAATGTTGTTCtgtgagaaaatctcgtactcgtagtcgttctcgtcctagagtctaaagctctctaatcaCTTACAACGGGGTATTTTGAGGTTTGAGGCCAAGAATCAATGCTAACGACAATTCTCTGCCCCACCAAAGCTGACGCTTGTCTAGTTTCGATGGCAATCCTGGGAATTCTTTTCTCAGCTGCTATGAACAGGTGCCTTGTACCCTGTCAAAGAAAAgacatttcttatttttgagCAGTTCCTGAAGAAGTAGTTTAAATGGTTAAGACAACATTGGTTTGTACAATTCTAGGACCAATACCTAATAACTGCGGCACAAGTCAACCGGAAAGAGTCATTCAAAGGTTAAGACACGGTTTCACGTTGCGATAGAACTTGTACATGTAGACTAATGCCACAGCAAACGTATTTACAAAATAGTTTTGAGTGAAAATGTAATGTAAATCTTTAACACTAATGTGCTTTGTAATgagtataataattataataattattttgccaTCATATCACGAAGGCTTGTTCAATTTGTCAAGCAACAAGTAACACAGCAATTTAAAGTGCTCAGATTTACGCCATTTTCACGACTTACCTGCGGCCTTGCTGATTTAGAAAGGACACCACAGTATGGCCTCCAGTTTCTCTTTATGATTCCAACAACCTGTGAAAGGAAATGCACACATTGTACAAGCTGTTCCCGTATCTTTCTAAGCAGGGTGAGTTGTGTGAGCATAACGCGTATCAAGACTTCCAGTAAAATAATTAGAGCGAAGCAACACTTAAATCtaaaatttctcttctccaCATTACTTATGACTCTACCACTCCCGCACCAGTCACAAAAAGCTGGGTGCTTGACTAACGAAgttatgaaaaacaacagatTTGGCTGACTCAAATCAGCTACATTTTTTCTTGCTTATACTTCccttttcaaagataattataAGATCTCCAGACAATTCAGACAACACATCACCTCAGGGtccgaaattaacttttttataCAGGCGCCAAGTGGCgactgaaaattttttttcagtcgcCAAATGAAAAAATCTGGTCGCCAAAAAGCGGtttgtaaaatttttgtttcatagcGAAATACGTTACAAACATTAAGTTTCTAAAAACGTTCCCGTCAGACTCGCATGTATAAAGGCATTAAGTTATCGTGTAGCTTacatttcacttgaaaaggagTTTTCGTTAAATAGAGAGCTCTGCAAAGCGTTTTGGAAAATTTGCAGAGCGCCAGGAAACATGACGGTTCATTGAACATTCAATGGCAAAAGGAAAGCACGTGCTTTGCAATGCGCCCACGGTATGGCTGTTAGACGAAACCGCTGAAAACATGGCGGCCGCTAAATTTCGACTACAGTGCACGGATTACAACGGTTGTGAAGGTCATTTAATGGGAATTGtacctttatttttttatcaaacgTGAAATTTTTCGATTTAATTCCTTGAGCAGTGGTTCAAAACAATGACACGATGCTAAAAGTTAGTCGCCTGCTGGCGACTGGCCTTGAAATTCTGGTCGCCAACGCTAAATTTTCAGTCGCATTGGCGACCAGCTGGTCGCAATTTCGGACCCTGCACCTTAAGCTTGTATCACTCTCACATGCTGCAGTACTGTATTATGATTTGTCAAGAAAAGGTAGTTATATAATTAAAACTGGTCTCTTTTTCCTCTTACgcttatttctttataaaaataaagcaacaacataataataaaagaatcACCTACTTTTCCTGAGAGAACCTTGTTTGTGTTCCCTTCATtcaactgaaagaaaagcaaaacaggATGTTTCTTTCTAATCAATATTATCATAtcatatttttattcatttcaattgaaCTGAAGTGAAAGGGAAGGATACCAGAGGTTATCCCTATCGAGGGTATCCACCCACAACAAGGTCAGAACACACACTGGGAATTCTGTGCCCTGATCTTTTCAAtcagtgtgtgggttcttttatgTCGTGCAGAATTGTGAACAACAAAGGGTTGCGAGACGGGACCTACAGTTTATTGTCCTTAAGAATGCTAGAGAGTATAACCACTTGCAGATGTAACTACAAAGGctgcactttctactcagttatttaaagaccctgagtgttggtccagcCTGGGTTACTCAACCAACTGATACTCAGCCAGCTGAGCAAACTGGTCGGtattcaaatcaaagaaataacttgggaagaaagaaagaaagataaaatgCACATTAAAAGATGTCATGTAAATACAAAAGTCATGCCTCTGTCTCCTCATTTTCATCCTcctcctcatcatcatcatcattttcagCCACTGTTAAGGTGACAACTGATGATGGACAAGTCCACTGACTCTTTGGTAAAATCTGCACAGCAACAATGTCCTCATTAACTGCACGGTTGAGACGCATAAGACTTTGAATAAAAAcctgtgaaaaacaaaaccttataataaatttaaaaagacaaattagaacaagaaaaattacaacaaagaaatactGTTATTTACCATTAGCACTAATCAAATGAGTTATTATCCCTTAAACTTAAACTAACTAAAGAGAAGAGGTGTAAGTTATGATCATCAGAGTTGAGCTTGAAAAGGATAAGGGAGAAAGAACTTGGGCATGTGGAAGGATACAATGCAGGAAACttgttatcataattattcACCATTAATATTGTACCTGCTTATCTCCATCATGCACAAAAACATAAGCTTCAGTGTAGTTTTCCCTAGGAGAAAAATGACAGATTGTTTCATGCTGATACATAAATCATTAGTGATTGAAGGATaaaatcatcatcataaatcaaaattaaacatcaatcaaaaatcaaaaattacCTGACTTACCTACTTCTATGAAAGACACccttcaaaaaaagaaaaaaaaagaaggcttTGAGAGGTTCATGAACAGGACATATTTTGCATCTATGGTATGCTGGGTTTATATGTAATAACAATCTAATTTCTCAGTAAGCTGCCTGAGGTCTTTTGTTATCTAgctttttttcattgcttgaTAAGAAGTAGCTTGGCAAACTGGTAAGGGAATAAGATTTTAAAATGGGCAACACTGTAGACAAGTAAATGTAAGTTGCATTGCAACCACCACCTGGGTATGCTCTGTGTTGTCTCTGATTAATGACTTCTGGTCTGTACTTCATTTGCCAATTTTAAGAGTCCCAATAGTAATAGTCAGTTGATAACATGGGCTTCCATTGGAGGTGATACTGTTAATTCTAAGGTTCACAGCATACAGCATACAATGTGTACC is a window of Acropora palmata chromosome 4, jaAcrPala1.3, whole genome shotgun sequence DNA encoding:
- the LOC141880365 gene encoding exosome complex exonuclease RRP44-like gives rise to the protein MLKSKVFVKKTRKGGVMKIVREHYLRDDVWCRVSHCEHCDQSADDENLLDTAPFSPSKICNYPHYLLLDTNVVLHQIDVLEDPVFRNVIILQTVLQEVQHLNSSIYKRIRDMISNKDRKFIVFSNEHHRETYIERGKDESSNDRNDRAIRTAASWYNKHLKNFQVSNDDEKRIRIVLLTDDKENREKAQKAGIISFTAHEYVESLEGCEGLVDRLAHSSDLGQDQMDDKKGRKFVYPEHLPLTKILSGIKSGKYLQGVFHRSRENYTEAYVFVHDGDKQVFIQSLMRLNRAVNEDIVAVQILPKSQWTCPSSVVTLTVAENDDDDEEEDENEETELNEGNTNKVLSGKVVGIIKRNWRPYCGVLSKSARPQGTRHLFIAAEKRIPRIAIETRQASALVGQRIVVSIDSWPQTSKYPVGHFVRKLGAIGDKQTENELLLLERDVPHLPFSAAVLKDLPVMPWSITDEDVKSRLDLRHIAVCSIDPPGCTDIDDALHWRMLENGNFEVGVHIADVTHFIKPGTSLDDEAWNRGTTVYLTDKRIDMVPGLLSSDLCSLRSNVDRLAFSCIWQMTPQAEIVSTTFTKSIICSRVSFMYAEAQMRIDDPSQTDEITVSLRHLNQLAKILKAKRIEQGALTLASPEVRFHIDSETHDPVDLQTKELKETNSLVEEFMLLANISVAKKIFQHFPEFAVLRRHPSPPPANYDVLVKAARSKGFDLEVDSAKSLAVSLESAQIPDEPYFNTLLRILATRCMMQAVYFCSGTIKEEDFLHYGLATPIYTHFTSPIRRYSDIMVHRLLAVAIGALDSYPDLLNKNKTQKLCNHLNMRHKMAQYASRDSIDLHCQLFFQNKAIEEEEAFVLFVRKNALQVLIPKYGLEGTVLMSKDSPTEVVFNEEEPSLKVGDVTYRLFDRVLVKINVNTSSTENKFLSFSLMSKKENEVEHPKEPLPKKAKRS